A window of Streptomyces gilvosporeus contains these coding sequences:
- a CDS encoding acyl carrier protein: protein MDADDAVYRTARKLMSERFGVPVEDIRPDTTFDELDMDSLALAEFTFDLRDEFSVLLTTQDVNKRSTLTDVARILTKRLASRPPGTP from the coding sequence ATGGACGCGGACGACGCCGTCTACCGCACGGCACGCAAGCTCATGAGCGAACGCTTCGGGGTGCCCGTCGAGGACATCCGCCCCGACACCACCTTCGACGAGCTGGACATGGACTCCCTCGCCCTCGCCGAGTTCACCTTCGACCTGCGCGACGAGTTCTCCGTCCTGCTCACCACCCAGGACGTGAACAAGAGGAGCACGCTGACCGACGTCGCCCGGATCCTGACCAAGCGGCTCGCCTCTCGCCCGCCCGGCACCCCGTGA
- a CDS encoding response regulator transcription factor — translation MRGSETGVAKTGGSGVTAGCGRVLLVDDDAAIRRSLGRGLRLNGFAVDLADGGRGALTRLADASPDVVVLDISMPDVDGIEVCRRLRTDGNDIPVLMLSALDEVADRVAGLQAGADDYLVKPFALDELVLRLHALLRRRPPAATETVRVGGLELDAAARTVRLDGRPVELTRREFELLEVLARNAGLVLTRDQLLDRVWGYDFDVRTDAVDTFVSYLRRKLEAGGRSRIVHTVRGVGFVLRDETSGEREGPA, via the coding sequence ATGCGGGGGTCGGAAACAGGCGTGGCGAAAACGGGGGGGTCGGGTGTGACGGCCGGCTGTGGGCGGGTGCTGCTGGTGGATGACGACGCCGCGATCCGGCGGTCGCTGGGGCGCGGACTGCGGTTGAACGGCTTCGCCGTCGACCTGGCGGACGGCGGCCGCGGCGCGCTGACCAGGCTGGCGGACGCGTCACCGGACGTCGTGGTGCTGGACATCTCGATGCCCGACGTGGACGGCATCGAGGTGTGCCGGCGCCTGCGGACGGACGGCAACGACATACCGGTGCTGATGCTGTCCGCCCTGGACGAGGTGGCGGACCGGGTGGCCGGGCTCCAGGCCGGCGCCGACGACTACCTGGTCAAACCCTTCGCCCTGGACGAGCTGGTGCTGCGGCTGCACGCGCTGCTGCGCCGCCGCCCGCCCGCCGCCACCGAAACCGTACGGGTCGGCGGCCTGGAGCTCGACGCGGCGGCGCGCACCGTCCGGCTCGACGGCAGGCCGGTGGAGCTGACCCGGCGGGAGTTCGAGCTGCTTGAGGTGCTGGCCCGTAATGCGGGTCTGGTGCTCACCCGGGACCAGCTGCTGGACCGGGTGTGGGGCTACGACTTCGATGTCCGCACCGACGCGGTCGACACCTTCGTGAGCTATCTGCGCCGCAAGCTGGAGGCGGGCGGGCGGTCCCGGATCGTGCACACGGTGCGCGGTGTCGGTTTCGTCCTGCGGGACGAGACGAGCGGCGAGCGGGAGGGCCCGGCATGA
- a CDS encoding sensor histidine kinase: MRLSTRIAIVVGAVVPLLVLGAGWVLVGLVGNDLHAQADRRLREQAQVVGSAAKGVLRAESNGRPRAEQARQRKLFAAALDIGIRLSGPNGTIMDGPQPGPAVRLPAATGHPVTVRARGKTWRAVQVPLTLQRPEVLGTLWLFASEAANEAQIRMVRGRVLTVALLAAPLSAGLAWALAAGTARPLRRLQQRTSGLDPQTSAARLDHTPTRITEVDDLAHTLQTVLARYDEQATRTAEALATARSFSAAASHELRTPLMSMQTSLDILDAFQDLDPADRAETVDDLRRGHARLLGLLVMLRALAQGDLVEADAFAPVDLADLADASVSDLRRAHPEAEVTFEGAPGLTVHGWQPGLRSLVDNLLANALVHGRSRDGRAQVAVRLRAERDGVAPAAVLTVEDRGPGVPPEQRQAIFGRFQRRSDSPGSGLGLTLVAQQSDLHRAQLRVGDGAGGRGARFEVVIPLAPLEQVGDGVPQHRSWMSDTARQRREIPAARP; encoded by the coding sequence ATGAGACTGTCCACCCGGATCGCGATCGTGGTGGGGGCCGTGGTGCCCCTGCTGGTGCTGGGTGCCGGCTGGGTGCTGGTGGGCCTGGTCGGCAACGATCTGCACGCGCAGGCCGACCGGCGGCTCCGCGAACAGGCCCAGGTCGTCGGCTCGGCGGCCAAGGGGGTGCTGCGTGCGGAGTCCAACGGCCGGCCGCGCGCCGAGCAGGCCCGTCAGCGCAAGCTGTTCGCCGCGGCCCTGGACATCGGCATCCGGCTGAGCGGCCCCAACGGCACCATCATGGACGGCCCCCAGCCCGGCCCCGCCGTCCGCCTGCCGGCCGCGACCGGGCATCCCGTCACCGTCCGTGCCCGCGGCAAGACCTGGCGCGCCGTGCAGGTCCCGCTGACCCTCCAGCGGCCCGAGGTGCTGGGGACGCTGTGGCTGTTCGCCTCGGAGGCCGCGAACGAGGCGCAGATCCGGATGGTGCGCGGCCGGGTGCTGACCGTGGCGCTGCTCGCCGCGCCGCTGTCCGCGGGCCTGGCCTGGGCGCTGGCCGCCGGCACGGCCCGTCCGCTGCGGCGGCTCCAGCAGCGCACCAGCGGCCTCGATCCGCAGACCAGCGCCGCCCGGCTGGACCACACCCCGACCCGGATCACGGAGGTCGACGACCTCGCGCACACCCTGCAAACGGTCCTGGCCCGCTACGACGAGCAGGCCACCCGCACCGCCGAGGCCCTGGCGACGGCCCGTTCCTTCTCCGCCGCCGCCTCCCACGAGCTGCGGACGCCGCTGATGAGCATGCAGACCAGCCTCGACATCCTCGACGCGTTCCAGGACCTCGATCCCGCCGACCGCGCGGAGACGGTGGACGATCTGCGGCGCGGTCACGCCCGGCTGCTGGGACTGCTGGTCATGCTGCGCGCGCTCGCCCAGGGGGATCTGGTCGAGGCGGATGCGTTCGCGCCCGTCGACCTGGCCGACCTCGCGGACGCGTCCGTCTCCGACCTGCGGCGCGCCCACCCCGAGGCCGAGGTGACGTTCGAGGGCGCACCGGGCCTGACCGTGCACGGGTGGCAGCCGGGGCTGCGGTCGCTGGTGGACAACCTCCTCGCCAACGCCCTGGTGCACGGCCGCTCCCGGGACGGCCGGGCGCAGGTCGCCGTACGACTGCGGGCGGAGCGCGACGGCGTCGCCCCGGCGGCGGTCCTCACCGTCGAGGACCGGGGGCCCGGGGTGCCGCCGGAGCAGCGACAGGCGATCTTCGGGCGCTTTCAGCGGCGCTCCGACAGCCCCGGGTCGGGTCTGGGGCTGACGCTGGTCGCCCAGCAGTCCGATCTGCACCGCGCGCAGCTGCGGGTGGGGGACGGCGCCGGGGGCAGGGGAGCCCGCTTCGAGGTCGTCATTCCGCTCGCGCCTTTGGAGCAGGTCGGTGACGGGGTGCCCCAGCATCGGTCCTGGATGTCCGACACGGCTCGGCAGCGCCGGGAGATCCCCGCCGCGCGTCCCTGA
- a CDS encoding cyclase family protein: protein MTSKGNDHPGNGPAVSREEFDALFEALRTWGRWTPADRGACNRVSPEHVRRAADLVRSGTVVPLARPWDTEPGPDNARPALHYMSELGDAEAPEPSVHKDFLGADYHGKAVSHLDALSHIAYRGRLYDGRTAREAVGSRGARFGAVSALGPLVTRGVLLDLPAVSGEKWLEPGRAVHAPDLVAAEEALGVTFGEGDAVLLRTGRLRRRRERGAWDLDAASAGLHVHAMPLLAERGICVLGGDGDSDVRPSPVDGVRSPVHTLALAAMGVPLLDNLALEALSAACAEAGRYAFLLVVAPLNVPGGTGSPVTPVAVL from the coding sequence GTGACCAGCAAGGGCAACGACCACCCCGGCAACGGCCCCGCCGTCTCCCGCGAGGAGTTCGACGCGCTCTTCGAGGCGCTCCGTACCTGGGGCCGCTGGACCCCGGCCGACCGCGGCGCCTGCAACCGGGTCTCCCCCGAGCACGTGCGACGGGCCGCGGACCTGGTCCGGTCGGGAACGGTCGTCCCGCTCGCGCGCCCGTGGGACACGGAACCGGGCCCGGACAACGCCCGGCCCGCCCTGCACTACATGTCCGAGCTCGGCGATGCCGAGGCCCCCGAACCCTCCGTCCACAAGGACTTCCTCGGGGCCGACTACCACGGCAAGGCCGTCAGCCATCTGGACGCGCTGTCCCATATCGCCTACCGGGGCCGCCTCTACGACGGCCGTACGGCGCGCGAGGCCGTCGGCTCCAGGGGTGCCCGCTTCGGTGCCGTATCGGCGCTCGGCCCCCTCGTGACCCGGGGGGTGCTGCTGGATCTGCCCGCCGTGTCGGGCGAGAAATGGCTGGAGCCCGGACGGGCCGTGCACGCCCCGGACCTCGTCGCCGCGGAGGAGGCGCTCGGGGTGACGTTCGGCGAGGGCGATGCGGTCCTGCTGCGCACCGGGCGGCTGCGGCGCCGTCGGGAACGGGGCGCCTGGGACCTCGACGCGGCGAGCGCGGGCCTCCATGTGCACGCCATGCCCCTGCTCGCCGAGCGCGGGATCTGCGTGCTCGGCGGCGACGGCGACAGCGACGTTCGGCCCTCACCGGTCGACGGGGTGCGCTCCCCGGTCCATACCCTCGCCCTCGCCGCGATGGGGGTGCCGCTCCTGGACAATCTCGCTCTCGAAGCGCTCTCGGCCGCCTGCGCCGAGGCGGGCCGTTATGCGTTCCTGCTCGTGGTGGCCCCGCTGAATGTGCCGGGCGGTACGGGCTCGCCGGTCACCCCGGTCGCGGTGCTGTGA
- a CDS encoding SpoIIE family protein phosphatase, with protein MDLGPALARDQFLRGEPVEATVRGSILTSWQRSRSLGLAPEGCELPFQQDLDLDGRLVRAAVPVLDRLQARFEGRTVNVSLADGRGAVLQRRFGTASMVRQLPPIQTVPGFVFAEQFGGTNGIGLALAERKLINVYGAEHFAERAQSNACSAIPIRDLLSGRIEGILCFGYPMADADSALNTLIRRAAEVIERRLLEQSSTRERALLEAYLEARRHAPAGAAPDNGQPAELAASGLDWRDQMILKERAGDLISAAQRAAVEVPLPGGRHVTLLSRPVTSPSGVEGVAIEAILPSSRQPLAVPTEAEAPPLTLAPTAAAPGSPPESAAAGPGPLPARAAATGHVPGTGPPAGGATSGLVLVGEPGVGKYAVAARRRLELLSEASTRIGTTLDVSRTARELAEMAVPRLADYVTIDLSEAVLRGEEPSDPCTGLHRTVVHGYRDDCPFYPAGEPVDLRASTPQLRCLAAGQPVLEPDLRAAPGWIAQDPVAAQRLLDHHVHSLIAVPLLARGIALGVASFYRSRDPAPFGDDDRSLALELATRAAICIDNARRYTREHTMVVALQRSLLPHSFPELNAVEVAHRYLPAASGVGGDWFDVIPLSSSRVALVVGDVVGHGMHAAATMGRLRTAARNFAELDLAPDEVLTHLDNLVGRLDRDEGHEDPTADRTGIIGATCLYTIYDPTSQQCVMARAGHPPPALVHPDGAVTFPDLPAGPPLGLGGLPFETAAFDLPEGSQLVLYTDGVLGHRHRDVDTALDRLRRALAQPSRPPEETCEAVLRTVAPHHPDDDIALLVARTHALDAQRIATWDLPADPALVSGIRAAVTRQLSAWGLDEVAFATELLLSELVTNAIRYGTGPIQVRLLYDRTLTCEVSDASSTAPHLRRAATTDEGGRGLFLVAQLTQAWGTRYTTQGKVIWAECALEIPGGKPGTVEFSFDDIPAIS; from the coding sequence ATGGACCTCGGTCCCGCGCTCGCCCGCGATCAGTTCCTTCGCGGTGAACCGGTCGAGGCGACCGTCCGCGGCTCGATCCTCACCTCCTGGCAGCGCTCCCGGTCGCTGGGGCTGGCACCGGAGGGCTGCGAGCTGCCCTTCCAGCAGGACCTCGACCTGGACGGCCGGCTCGTCCGCGCCGCCGTGCCCGTACTGGACCGGCTCCAGGCCCGGTTCGAGGGGCGGACGGTCAATGTGTCGCTCGCCGACGGACGCGGTGCGGTGCTCCAGCGCCGTTTCGGCACCGCCTCGATGGTCCGGCAGCTGCCCCCGATCCAGACCGTCCCCGGCTTCGTCTTCGCCGAGCAGTTCGGCGGGACCAACGGCATCGGCCTGGCCCTCGCGGAACGCAAGCTGATCAACGTCTACGGGGCCGAGCACTTCGCCGAACGCGCACAGTCCAACGCGTGCTCGGCAATTCCCATACGGGACCTGCTCAGTGGCCGCATCGAGGGCATCCTCTGCTTCGGCTATCCGATGGCCGATGCCGACAGCGCGCTGAACACCCTGATCCGCCGGGCGGCCGAGGTCATCGAACGGCGGCTGCTGGAGCAGAGTTCCACGCGGGAGCGCGCCCTGCTGGAGGCATACCTGGAGGCCCGGCGCCACGCGCCGGCCGGTGCCGCCCCCGACAACGGGCAGCCGGCCGAGCTGGCCGCGAGCGGGCTGGACTGGCGCGACCAGATGATCCTCAAGGAGCGGGCCGGCGATCTGATCTCCGCGGCCCAACGGGCCGCCGTCGAGGTCCCGCTGCCCGGCGGCCGGCACGTCACCTTGCTGAGCCGGCCGGTGACCAGCCCGTCCGGGGTGGAGGGCGTCGCCATCGAAGCGATCCTCCCCTCGTCGCGGCAGCCGCTCGCCGTCCCCACGGAAGCCGAGGCCCCGCCCCTCACCCTGGCCCCGACCGCCGCGGCGCCGGGGAGCCCTCCCGAGTCCGCAGCCGCCGGCCCCGGGCCGCTACCCGCACGGGCGGCCGCGACGGGCCACGTGCCCGGTACCGGACCTCCCGCGGGCGGTGCGACCAGCGGGCTGGTGCTGGTGGGCGAGCCGGGGGTGGGCAAGTACGCGGTGGCGGCCCGGCGCCGCCTGGAGCTGCTGTCCGAGGCCAGCACCCGGATCGGCACCACTCTGGACGTCAGCCGCACCGCCCGGGAACTCGCCGAGATGGCCGTCCCGCGCCTGGCCGACTACGTCACCATCGATCTCTCCGAGGCGGTGCTGCGCGGCGAGGAGCCGTCCGACCCGTGCACCGGCCTGCATCGCACGGTGGTCCACGGCTATCGCGACGACTGCCCCTTCTACCCCGCAGGCGAGCCGGTCGACCTGCGCGCGAGCACCCCCCAACTGCGGTGTCTGGCCGCCGGACAGCCGGTGCTCGAACCCGATCTGCGGGCCGCCCCGGGCTGGATCGCCCAGGATCCCGTGGCCGCCCAGCGCCTCCTCGACCACCACGTCCACTCCCTGATCGCCGTCCCCCTGCTCGCCCGCGGCATCGCCCTGGGCGTGGCGAGTTTCTACCGCTCGCGGGACCCCGCGCCCTTCGGGGACGACGACCGGTCCCTGGCCCTGGAACTCGCCACCCGCGCGGCCATCTGCATCGACAACGCCCGCCGCTACACCCGCGAACACACCATGGTCGTCGCCCTCCAGCGCAGCCTGCTGCCGCACAGCTTCCCCGAACTGAACGCCGTCGAGGTCGCCCATCGCTATCTGCCCGCCGCATCCGGGGTCGGCGGGGACTGGTTCGACGTCATCCCGCTGTCCAGCAGCCGCGTCGCCCTCGTCGTCGGCGATGTCGTCGGCCACGGGATGCACGCCGCCGCCACCATGGGCCGGCTGCGCACCGCCGCCCGCAACTTCGCCGAACTGGACCTCGCGCCGGACGAGGTCCTCACCCACCTCGACAATCTGGTGGGGCGCCTGGACCGGGACGAGGGCCATGAGGACCCCACCGCCGACCGCACCGGCATCATCGGCGCCACCTGCCTCTACACCATCTACGACCCCACCTCGCAGCAGTGCGTGATGGCCCGCGCCGGCCACCCCCCGCCGGCGCTGGTCCACCCCGACGGTGCCGTCACCTTCCCCGATCTGCCGGCCGGGCCGCCGCTGGGCCTGGGCGGCCTGCCCTTCGAGACCGCCGCCTTCGACCTCCCCGAGGGCAGCCAGCTCGTCCTGTACACCGACGGGGTCCTCGGGCACCGTCACCGCGATGTCGACACGGCCCTCGACCGGCTGCGCCGGGCCCTGGCGCAGCCGAGCCGCCCGCCCGAGGAGACCTGTGAGGCGGTGCTGCGGACCGTGGCGCCGCACCACCCCGACGACGACATCGCGCTGCTCGTCGCCCGGACCCACGCCCTGGACGCACAGCGGATCGCCACCTGGGACCTGCCCGCCGACCCCGCGCTCGTCTCCGGAATCCGTGCCGCGGTCACCCGCCAACTGTCCGCATGGGGACTGGACGAGGTCGCCTTCGCCACCGAACTCCTGCTCAGCGAGCTGGTCACCAACGCCATCCGCTACGGCACCGGCCCCATCCAGGTACGTCTGCTGTACGACCGCACGCTGACCTGTGAGGTCTCCGACGCCAGCAGCACCGCCCCGCATCTGCGCCGGGCGGCCACCACCGACGAGGGCGGCCGCGGCCTGTTCCTCGTCGCCCAGCTCACCCAGGCATGGGGCACCCGCTACACCACCCAGGGCAAGGTCATCTGGGCCGAATGCGCGCTGGAGATCCCCGGCGGAAAGCCCGGCACCGTCGAGTTCTCCTTCGACGACATTCCCGCCATCTCCTAG
- a CDS encoding sugar ABC transporter ATP-binding protein → MRQHAPPPRRGPEPLVRIRGLGKRFGGTVALDAVDLDIVPGSVLALLGPNGAGKSTLIKVLAGVHHPDEGEVTVAGHPLGSEPASRTMSFIHQDLGLIPWMTVAENIALGTGYPRRAGLLSWRRVRERCTEALGIVAAHLDPRTTLADLPRAERSLVALARALAARAALLVLDEPTASLPAADCARLFGVLHSLRDQGHAIVFVTHRLDEVYQVADAFAVLRDGRLISHGPLAGYRPAQLVRDIVGHEPGGYAFAPAAGPAVLRLDGVRTAHTGPVGLELRAGEVLGMVGLTGAGHMELGRALAGARPIVAGRALLDGRPYAPRSVTAAVDAGVAFVTGNRQEEGCAAELTVRENFLANPRADGLTAFHWIGPRRERAEAGALVERFAVQPRDTEAPVVTLSGGNQQKVIVGRGLRTGRRLLILEEPTAGVDVGAKTAVYRLLQDALAGGLAVLLLSTDFEEVATVCHRALVFVRGAQTVELSGAALTVTELARAASAMAPLTGTTRP, encoded by the coding sequence ATGCGTCAGCACGCGCCTCCCCCGCGCCGTGGCCCGGAGCCCCTCGTCCGTATCCGCGGTCTCGGCAAGCGGTTCGGCGGCACCGTGGCGCTGGACGCGGTCGACCTCGATATCGTCCCCGGCAGCGTCCTGGCCCTGCTCGGCCCCAACGGCGCCGGAAAATCCACCCTCATCAAGGTCCTCGCGGGCGTCCACCACCCCGACGAGGGCGAGGTGACGGTGGCCGGGCACCCGCTCGGCAGCGAACCGGCCTCCCGGACCATGTCCTTCATCCACCAGGATCTGGGGCTGATCCCATGGATGACGGTGGCCGAGAACATCGCGCTGGGCACCGGCTATCCGCGCCGTGCGGGACTGCTGTCCTGGCGGCGGGTCCGCGAGCGGTGCACCGAGGCCCTGGGCATCGTCGCCGCGCATCTCGACCCGCGCACCACCCTCGCCGACCTCCCGCGCGCCGAACGCTCCCTGGTGGCCCTCGCCCGCGCGCTCGCCGCCCGGGCCGCACTCCTCGTCCTGGACGAACCGACCGCCAGCCTTCCGGCGGCGGACTGCGCCCGGCTCTTCGGCGTCCTGCACTCCCTGCGCGACCAGGGCCACGCCATCGTCTTCGTCACCCACCGGCTCGATGAGGTCTACCAGGTCGCCGACGCCTTCGCCGTCCTGCGCGACGGCCGTCTGATCAGCCACGGCCCGCTCGCCGGCTACCGCCCCGCCCAGCTGGTACGCGACATCGTGGGCCACGAGCCGGGCGGCTATGCCTTCGCCCCCGCCGCGGGCCCGGCGGTCCTGCGCCTCGACGGCGTACGGACCGCGCACACCGGACCGGTCGGCCTGGAACTGCGCGCCGGGGAAGTCCTCGGCATGGTGGGCCTCACCGGCGCCGGACACATGGAGCTGGGCCGCGCGCTCGCCGGCGCCCGCCCGATCGTCGCCGGACGGGCCCTGCTCGACGGGCGGCCGTACGCACCGCGCTCGGTCACCGCCGCCGTCGACGCCGGTGTCGCCTTCGTGACCGGCAACCGTCAGGAGGAGGGCTGTGCGGCCGAGTTGACCGTACGGGAGAACTTCCTGGCCAACCCGCGGGCGGACGGTCTGACGGCCTTTCACTGGATCGGCCCCCGGCGCGAGCGGGCCGAGGCGGGCGCGCTGGTCGAACGGTTCGCGGTACAGCCCCGGGACACCGAGGCGCCGGTCGTCACCCTCTCCGGCGGGAATCAGCAGAAGGTCATCGTCGGCCGGGGGCTCCGCACGGGCCGCAGACTGCTGATCCTCGAGGAGCCGACCGCCGGGGTGGACGTCGGCGCCAAGACGGCGGTCTACCGGCTGCTCCAGGACGCGCTGGCCGGCGGCCTCGCCGTCCTGCTGCTGTCCACCGACTTCGAGGAGGTCGCCACGGTCTGCCACCGGGCCCTGGTCTTCGTCCGCGGTGCGCAGACCGTGGAGCTGAGCGGCGCCGCCCTCACCGTCACGGAGCTGGCCCGCGCCGCGTCGGCCATGGCACCGCTCACCGGGACGACCCGGCCATGA
- a CDS encoding ABC transporter permease produces MTPARRPPLSRRFGHLLGPYGLLALTILLFVAFSLALPDTFPTLDNISAVLSNQSIPALLALGAMIPLVTAKFDLSLGYGLGFAHVMTLQLIANDAWPWPLACLTVVLGGAAFGTLNGVVVEFAKIDSFIATLGTGSILYALTGWITNGARIIPGPQGLPAAFTDLYDSRFLGLPVSAFYVLALTAVLWVLLERLPLGRYLYVIGSNRRTADLVGIPSRRYVLYAFTGSGLVVGIAGVLLAAQQRIGNPSVGLDYLLPAFVGALLGSTAIRPGRANALGTLIAVVILAIGLAGIGQLGAQFWVTPLFNGVTLLLAVGMAGYAARRQLRQPRTPPPRTPRDLPKVAS; encoded by the coding sequence ATGACCCCCGCCCGCCGTCCCCCGCTGAGCCGCCGGTTCGGTCATCTCCTCGGCCCCTACGGCCTGTTGGCCCTCACCATCCTGCTGTTCGTGGCCTTCTCCCTCGCCCTGCCGGACACCTTCCCCACCCTGGACAACATCTCGGCGGTCCTGTCCAACCAGTCGATCCCCGCCCTGCTCGCGCTCGGCGCCATGATTCCCCTCGTCACCGCCAAATTCGACCTGTCCCTCGGCTACGGTCTCGGCTTCGCCCACGTCATGACCCTGCAACTGATCGCGAACGACGCCTGGCCCTGGCCGCTGGCCTGTCTGACGGTGGTCCTCGGCGGAGCCGCCTTCGGCACCCTCAACGGCGTCGTCGTCGAATTCGCGAAGATCGACTCGTTCATCGCCACCCTGGGCACCGGCAGCATCCTCTACGCACTCACCGGCTGGATCACCAACGGCGCCCGGATCATCCCCGGCCCCCAGGGCCTGCCGGCCGCCTTCACCGACCTGTACGACTCCCGGTTCCTGGGCCTGCCGGTGTCCGCCTTCTACGTCCTGGCCCTCACCGCCGTCCTGTGGGTACTCCTGGAGCGACTGCCGTTGGGCCGGTACCTGTACGTCATCGGCTCCAACCGCCGCACCGCCGACCTGGTGGGCATCCCCTCCCGGCGCTACGTCCTCTACGCCTTCACCGGATCGGGGCTGGTCGTCGGTATCGCCGGCGTCCTGCTCGCGGCCCAGCAGCGCATCGGCAACCCCAGCGTGGGCCTGGACTACCTGCTACCCGCGTTCGTCGGCGCGCTGCTCGGATCCACCGCGATCCGCCCGGGCCGCGCCAACGCCCTGGGCACCCTGATCGCCGTCGTCATCCTCGCCATCGGCCTCGCCGGAATCGGCCAGCTCGGCGCCCAGTTCTGGGTCACCCCGCTGTTCAACGGGGTCACGCTGCTCCTCGCCGTCGGCATGGCCGGCTACGCCGCGCGCCGACAGCTGCGGCAACCGCGCACACCGCCTCCCCGGACACCCCGTGACCTGCCCAAAGTCGCCTCGTAG
- a CDS encoding substrate-binding domain-containing protein: protein MTCPKSPRSGRVAVLAVAAALLVGCQRGTSTGAGPSPSEPARPGCPTDLARAEAATAFAEKPHTMWHGPALGPKATSGKDIVYVAQTMTNPGVAGAAKGVQEAARVIGWKVRVIDGQGTPAGIQAAFSQAIALRPSGIVLGGFDPGLTSQQVAQATTEHIPLIGWHAVAAPGPSTHPALFTNITTRVQDVAKISADWIIAHSHGHAGVVVFTDASIPFARNKSDLIRKELATCSGVHVLAQENIPISDTSSRTPQEVSSLLSRFPDTWTHSVAINDVYFADAAPALRAARRKGAGAPFNIGAGDGDPSAFQRINSRQFQTATVPEPFSQQGWQILDEFNRAFSGRPASGYVAPVHIATAANSGGATTWDPPGYRAVYRRIWGR from the coding sequence GTGACCTGCCCAAAGTCGCCTCGTAGCGGCCGCGTCGCCGTACTGGCGGTGGCGGCCGCCCTCCTCGTCGGCTGCCAGCGCGGTACGTCGACGGGCGCCGGGCCCTCCCCCTCGGAACCGGCCCGGCCGGGATGCCCCACCGACCTGGCCCGGGCCGAGGCGGCCACCGCATTCGCCGAGAAACCCCACACCATGTGGCACGGCCCGGCCCTCGGCCCCAAGGCCACCTCCGGCAAGGACATCGTGTATGTCGCGCAGACCATGACCAACCCCGGCGTCGCGGGCGCGGCCAAGGGCGTCCAGGAGGCCGCGAGGGTCATCGGTTGGAAGGTCCGGGTGATCGACGGGCAGGGTACGCCCGCCGGGATTCAGGCCGCCTTCAGCCAGGCCATCGCCCTGCGTCCCTCGGGCATCGTCCTCGGCGGTTTCGACCCCGGCCTGACGTCGCAGCAGGTCGCCCAGGCCACCACGGAACACATCCCGCTCATCGGCTGGCATGCGGTCGCCGCCCCCGGCCCGAGCACGCACCCCGCGCTCTTCACCAACATCACCACCCGGGTCCAGGACGTCGCGAAGATCAGCGCCGACTGGATCATCGCGCACTCCCACGGCCACGCCGGAGTCGTGGTGTTCACCGATGCGTCGATTCCGTTCGCCAGGAACAAGTCCGACCTGATCAGAAAGGAACTGGCCACCTGTTCCGGCGTGCACGTGCTCGCGCAGGAGAACATCCCCATCTCGGACACCAGCAGCCGCACCCCTCAGGAGGTCTCCTCGCTCCTCTCCCGCTTCCCGGACACCTGGACGCACTCCGTAGCCATCAACGACGTCTACTTCGCCGACGCGGCCCCCGCCCTGCGCGCAGCCCGTAGGAAAGGCGCCGGCGCCCCCTTCAACATCGGCGCCGGCGACGGCGACCCCTCCGCCTTCCAGCGCATCAACAGCAGGCAGTTCCAGACCGCGACCGTCCCCGAGCCGTTCTCCCAGCAGGGCTGGCAGATCCTCGACGAATTCAACCGCGCCTTCTCGGGCAGGCCCGCCAGCGGCTACGTCGCCCCCGTCCACATCGCCACCGCCGCCAACAGCGGCGGGGCCACCACCTGGGACCCACCCGGCTACCGCGCGGTGTACCGGAGGATCTGGGGCAGGTAG